A single window of Paenibacillus sp. SYP-B4298 DNA harbors:
- a CDS encoding D-alanyl-D-alanine carboxypeptidase family protein: MRRSRSVRLWQPAIAVMMAVCMLLMGVASPAQAAEERKYVENELGLNVSSAILMDAATGQILFSVNADEALPPASMSKMMTEYIVMEEIKAGNLNWDDVVTVGKNAATTTRAGSHVFLAENDKHTVKELFIAMAVGSANDASIALAERISGTEEAFAQRMNATAQELGLETAHFINATGLDRKDLKPEYQPQSISGETVMSAKDSALLAYHILKEHPEFLEYSSITSYRFRERDDKELVNYNWMLEGNKNNASLKQFAYEGLDGMKTGHTTQAGNCFTGTAQRNGMRLISVVMGTGSQYDRFRETAKLLDYGFDNFQVKTMVAPKTAVATLETVPVKKGVQTEVPVVAQQDISFVVKKGAEPKIELLSSNIKAPEELVAPIPANTVVGTVTYQYTDASGKTTDKTVNLITNEEVEKGSWWRLMFRGIKDFFVSIFQGIVNLF, from the coding sequence TTGAGACGTAGCCGTTCGGTAAGGCTATGGCAGCCGGCTATTGCAGTAATGATGGCTGTGTGCATGCTTCTGATGGGCGTAGCCTCCCCTGCCCAGGCAGCAGAGGAGCGAAAGTATGTAGAGAATGAGTTGGGACTGAATGTCAGCTCCGCGATCTTGATGGATGCCGCGACAGGCCAGATCCTCTTCTCCGTGAATGCGGATGAAGCGCTGCCGCCTGCAAGCATGTCGAAGATGATGACCGAGTATATTGTAATGGAAGAGATCAAGGCCGGTAATCTGAATTGGGATGATGTTGTAACTGTGGGCAAGAATGCTGCAACGACGACGCGCGCAGGCTCTCATGTCTTCCTCGCAGAGAACGATAAGCATACGGTCAAGGAATTATTCATTGCGATGGCCGTCGGTTCGGCCAATGATGCGTCGATCGCTCTGGCTGAGCGCATATCCGGGACAGAGGAAGCGTTCGCGCAGCGGATGAATGCGACGGCGCAGGAGCTGGGGCTGGAGACTGCACATTTTATTAATGCGACGGGTCTAGACCGAAAGGATCTAAAGCCCGAGTATCAGCCGCAGTCGATCAGCGGCGAGACGGTCATGTCCGCCAAGGATTCTGCGTTGCTCGCATATCACATACTGAAGGAACACCCCGAGTTTCTGGAGTATTCCAGTATCACATCCTATCGATTCCGCGAGCGGGATGATAAGGAATTGGTGAACTACAACTGGATGCTGGAGGGAAATAAGAACAATGCAAGTCTCAAGCAGTTTGCATATGAGGGTCTGGATGGCATGAAGACAGGCCATACGACACAAGCTGGCAACTGCTTTACAGGAACTGCACAGCGTAACGGCATGCGCCTGATCAGTGTCGTCATGGGCACAGGCTCCCAGTACGACCGCTTCCGCGAGACGGCCAAGCTGCTGGATTATGGCTTCGATAATTTCCAGGTGAAGACAATGGTTGCGCCCAAGACGGCTGTAGCAACGCTTGAGACTGTACCGGTGAAGAAGGGTGTACAGACTGAGGTGCCGGTAGTCGCTCAACAGGACATCAGCTTCGTCGTGAAGAAGGGTGCGGAGCCCAAGATTGAACTGCTGTCTAGCAATATTAAGGCGCCTGAGGAGCTTGTTGCTCCGATCCCGGCGAACACAGTTGTTGGTACGGTAACGTACCAATACACGGATGCCAGCGGCAAGACCACAGATAAGACGGTCAACCTGATTACGAATGAAGAAGTGGAAAAAGGAAGCTGGTGGAGGCTGATGTTCCGCGGAATTAAAGATTTCTTCGTCAGCATCTTCCAAGGGATCGTGAATCTGTTTTAA
- the pdxS gene encoding pyridoxal 5'-phosphate synthase lyase subunit PdxS, giving the protein METGTSRVKRGMAEMQKGGVIMDVMNAEQAKVAEAAGATAVMALERVPSDIRAAGGVARMADPTIVEEVMKVVSIPVMAKARIGHYVEAKVLESMGVDYIDESEVLTPADEVFHIDKHEFTIPFVCGAKDLGEALRRIQEGASMLRTKGEPGTGNIVEAVRHLRLINGQIRKVQNLSKDELYHEAKTLGVAYELLLGVHETGKLPVVNFAAGGVATPADAALMMHLGADGVFVGSGIFKSDSPEKFARAIVEATTHYQDYKLIAEVSKNLGTPMKGIEISKLNAAERMQDRGL; this is encoded by the coding sequence ATGGAAACCGGCACTTCGCGCGTAAAACGCGGTATGGCAGAAATGCAAAAAGGCGGCGTCATCATGGACGTCATGAACGCAGAGCAGGCAAAGGTTGCGGAAGCAGCAGGCGCAACAGCAGTAATGGCTCTGGAGCGTGTTCCTTCCGACATTCGTGCGGCTGGCGGCGTAGCTCGTATGGCTGATCCGACAATTGTCGAGGAAGTGATGAAGGTCGTATCGATTCCAGTTATGGCCAAGGCCAGAATCGGGCATTATGTAGAGGCCAAGGTGCTTGAGTCGATGGGCGTGGATTATATCGATGAGAGCGAAGTGCTGACGCCTGCGGACGAGGTCTTCCATATCGACAAGCATGAGTTCACCATTCCGTTCGTATGTGGGGCGAAGGACCTGGGCGAGGCGCTGCGCCGTATCCAGGAGGGCGCGTCCATGCTGCGCACGAAGGGCGAGCCGGGAACCGGCAACATCGTTGAGGCTGTTCGCCATCTTCGCCTGATTAATGGTCAGATCCGTAAGGTGCAGAATCTGTCCAAGGACGAGCTGTACCATGAGGCGAAGACGCTGGGTGTCGCCTATGAGCTGCTGCTGGGCGTGCATGAGACAGGCAAGCTGCCTGTTGTCAACTTCGCTGCCGGCGGCGTGGCTACTCCTGCGGATGCGGCGTTGATGATGCATCTGGGCGCTGACGGCGTATTCGTCGGCTCCGGAATCTTCAAGTCGGACAGCCCGGAGAAATTCGCGCGCGCGATCGTGGAAGCAACAACCCATTACCAGGATTACAAGCTGATTGCCGAAGTGTCCAAGAACCTGGGCACACCGATGAAAGGCATTGAAATCTCCAAGCTGAATGCAGCGGAGCGCATGCAAGATCGCGGTCTGTAA